One genomic window of Haloferax mediterranei ATCC 33500 includes the following:
- a CDS encoding MBL fold metallo-hydrolase has product MERIRLGNTVFEGRNNAYLIPGDRPTLVDVGVATDSVRHDVRDGLQAAGYEVSDLEAIVLTHWHADHTGLAGELQAESGASVYVHADDAGIVAGDPEALAEERDIRDRRFSEWGIPDGPLDEVTSFLDGHDELQGDRVDVTPVEDGDRIAAGDDELEVVHFPGHAAGLSAFAFDGDDGREAFVGDVILPKYTPNVGGADLRVDRPLETYLDSLARLADQNFARAWPGHRDPIDDPAERARVIAEHHRERTRRVLSVLDEHGPADAWTVSAHLFGDLSNIHILHGPGEAFAHLDHLVAEGVIERDGTEYVAAAGDVAVDELVPVPETKR; this is encoded by the coding sequence ATGGAACGAATTCGGCTCGGAAACACCGTCTTCGAAGGCCGGAACAACGCATACCTCATCCCCGGCGACCGACCGACGTTAGTCGACGTCGGCGTCGCGACGGATTCGGTTCGGCACGACGTTCGAGACGGCTTGCAGGCGGCCGGGTACGAGGTGTCCGACCTCGAAGCAATCGTCCTCACGCACTGGCACGCGGACCACACCGGCTTGGCAGGTGAACTACAGGCTGAAAGTGGCGCGTCAGTCTACGTCCACGCGGACGACGCCGGTATCGTTGCTGGCGACCCCGAAGCGCTCGCCGAAGAGCGCGATATCCGCGACCGCCGCTTCAGCGAATGGGGAATTCCCGATGGCCCGCTCGACGAAGTGACCTCGTTCCTCGACGGCCACGACGAACTACAGGGCGACCGCGTCGATGTCACCCCGGTCGAAGACGGCGACCGAATCGCCGCCGGCGACGACGAACTCGAAGTCGTCCACTTCCCCGGCCACGCCGCCGGGTTGAGCGCCTTTGCCTTCGACGGCGACGACGGCCGCGAGGCGTTCGTCGGCGACGTGATTCTCCCGAAATACACGCCGAACGTCGGCGGCGCGGACCTCCGGGTCGACCGACCGCTCGAAACCTACCTCGACAGTCTCGCTCGCCTCGCCGACCAGAACTTCGCGCGGGCGTGGCCCGGTCACCGCGACCCCATCGACGACCCGGCAGAACGAGCGCGCGTCATCGCCGAGCACCACCGCGAGCGCACCCGGCGCGTCCTCTCGGTGCTCGACGAACACGGCCCGGCGGACGCATGGACCGTGAGTGCCCACCTCTTCGGCGACCTCTCGAACATCCACATCCTCCACGGTCCCGGCGAGGCGTTTGCCCACCTCGACCACCTCGTCGCCGAGGGCGTTATCGAGCGCGACGGCACCGAGTACGTGGCGGCCGCCGGCGACGTTGCAGTAGACGAACTCGTCCCTGTACCCGAGACGAAACGTTAA
- a CDS encoding DNA-directed RNA polymerase subunit L: MELRVIDKTDEELRIEIGGEDHTFMNVLKGELLETESVTAATYDVNPEQSGGQTDPVLSIKTEAGVDPLDALGEAARGVQNTAENITSAYEAGIDA, translated from the coding sequence ATGGAACTGCGGGTCATCGACAAGACCGACGAGGAACTCCGCATCGAAATCGGCGGCGAGGACCACACCTTCATGAACGTGCTGAAGGGTGAACTCCTCGAGACCGAAAGCGTCACTGCGGCCACCTACGACGTGAACCCCGAACAGTCCGGCGGCCAGACGGACCCCGTGCTCTCTATCAAGACGGAAGCGGGCGTCGACCCCCTCGACGCGCTCGGGGAGGCCGCCCGCGGCGTACAGAACACCGCCGAAAACATCACTTCGGCCTACGAAGCCGGTATCGACGCCTAA